The proteins below are encoded in one region of Aquisphaera giovannonii:
- a CDS encoding GspE/PulE family protein, with the protein MSTYLEAPSVQPLILELLSRGGRFSLKRLEELAELVEKAPPGTPPEVALIRSGHLSDREVADLYVEELFLPRAPEPADPQATDRDIACLLPEKLCTDRFLCPVGLRGDVLDVAFVSPESMGVVDELQLLTGLRINPLIAPLSLVEVHLDALYRANREGKAIGAGGGEFLDDGPEEQDVDENVLSLDTPPPNDENGRIVRLVNQLLEQALRNGASDIHMEPFEDGCKFRLRIDGVLHELPSPSKSVFVMLLSRLKVLAKMDIAEKRTPQDGAIALRSGDKRVDLRVNTVPTVHGEKMVLRILDKAAIPMDLTGLGLDERQSADLMQSIRAPHGLALVTGPTGSGKSTTLYACLNLLNEPTHNICTVEDPVEYKFKGMNQVQVKSQVGLTFSSALRSFLRQDPDIIMVGEVRDQETAEICLRAALTGHFVLSTIHTNDALSAVTRLQDMGIEPFLLSSTLRILEAQRLVRRLCPKCKEPYEVDDALASRHGLVPGEVIYRPRGCLQCRRMGYRGRIGVFEVIRITPRLAHLIQTQTPLDQLRKAAREEGMKLLYDSAIDKVRQGLTSLEAALSVTMAEEG; encoded by the coding sequence ATGAGCACGTACCTGGAAGCCCCCAGCGTCCAGCCTTTGATCCTCGAGCTGCTCTCCCGCGGCGGCCGGTTCAGCCTCAAGCGCCTCGAGGAGCTCGCGGAGCTCGTGGAGAAGGCCCCGCCCGGCACGCCGCCGGAGGTGGCGCTGATCCGCTCCGGGCACCTCTCCGACCGCGAGGTGGCCGACCTCTACGTCGAGGAGCTCTTCCTCCCCCGCGCCCCGGAGCCCGCCGACCCGCAGGCGACGGACAGGGACATCGCCTGCCTCCTCCCCGAGAAGCTCTGCACCGACCGGTTCCTCTGCCCGGTAGGCCTCCGCGGCGACGTCCTCGATGTCGCCTTCGTCTCGCCCGAGTCCATGGGCGTCGTCGACGAGCTCCAGCTCCTGACCGGCCTCCGCATCAACCCCCTGATCGCCCCCCTGTCCCTGGTCGAGGTCCACCTGGACGCCCTCTACCGCGCCAACCGGGAGGGCAAGGCCATCGGCGCGGGGGGCGGGGAGTTCCTCGACGACGGCCCCGAGGAGCAGGACGTCGACGAGAACGTCCTCAGCCTGGACACGCCCCCGCCCAACGACGAGAACGGGCGCATCGTCCGCCTGGTCAACCAGCTCCTGGAGCAGGCCCTCCGCAACGGCGCCAGCGACATCCACATGGAGCCCTTCGAGGACGGCTGCAAATTCCGGCTCCGGATCGACGGCGTGCTGCACGAGCTCCCCTCGCCCTCGAAGTCCGTGTTCGTCATGCTGCTCTCCCGCCTCAAGGTGCTGGCCAAGATGGACATCGCCGAGAAGCGCACGCCCCAGGACGGCGCGATCGCCCTGAGGTCCGGGGACAAGCGGGTGGACCTCCGCGTCAACACCGTGCCCACCGTGCACGGCGAGAAGATGGTGCTGCGGATCCTGGACAAGGCGGCGATCCCGATGGACCTGACCGGCCTGGGCCTGGACGAGCGCCAGTCCGCGGACCTCATGCAGTCGATCCGCGCCCCGCACGGCCTGGCGCTGGTGACCGGCCCGACCGGCAGCGGCAAGTCCACCACGCTCTACGCCTGCCTCAACCTGCTCAACGAGCCCACGCACAACATCTGCACCGTCGAGGACCCGGTCGAGTACAAGTTCAAGGGGATGAACCAGGTCCAGGTGAAGTCGCAGGTGGGCCTGACCTTCAGCTCCGCCCTGCGGTCGTTCCTGCGGCAGGACCCGGACATCATCATGGTCGGCGAGGTCCGCGACCAGGAGACCGCGGAGATCTGCCTGCGGGCCGCGCTCACCGGCCACTTCGTCCTCTCCACGATCCACACCAACGACGCCCTCTCCGCGGTGACCCGGCTGCAGGACATGGGGATCGAGCCGTTCCTGCTCTCCTCCACCCTCCGGATCCTCGAGGCGCAGCGGCTGGTCCGCCGGCTCTGCCCCAAGTGCAAGGAGCCCTACGAGGTGGACGACGCCCTGGCCTCGCGGCACGGGCTGGTCCCGGGCGAGGTCATCTATCGGCCCAGGGGCTGCCTCCAGTGCCGGCGGATGGGCTACCGCGGCCGCATCGGCGTCTTCGAGGTCATCCGCATCACCCCGCGGCTCGCCCACCTCATCCAGACGCAGACGCCGCTGGACCAACTCCGCAAGGCCGCCCGGGAGGAGGGCATGAAGCTGCTCTACGACTCCGCCATCGACAAGGTCCGCCAGGGCCTCACCAGCCTCGAGGCCGCCCTCAGCGTGACCATGGCCGAGGAAGGATGA
- a CDS encoding SDR family NAD(P)-dependent oxidoreductase, with product MGKLDGKVAVVTGASKGIGAAIARHLAAAGASVVVNYASSREGADRVVKEIEGKGGRAVAVQANLAEPAEVRRLFGRSREAFGQVDVVVNNAGVYEFATLEEVTPEHFHRMFNLNVLGLILATQEAVKQFGPEGGSIINISSVAASSAPPTASVYSATKAAVDAVTRSLAQELGPRKIRVNSINPGMVETEGTQTQGITDGEWRKQVEAQTPLRRIGRPDDIAPAAVYLASDDSAWVTGETFYIAGGFR from the coding sequence ATGGGCAAGCTCGACGGGAAGGTGGCGGTGGTGACGGGCGCGTCCAAGGGGATCGGCGCGGCGATCGCGCGACACCTGGCGGCGGCGGGGGCGTCCGTCGTGGTCAATTACGCGTCCAGCCGCGAGGGTGCCGATCGCGTGGTGAAGGAGATCGAGGGGAAGGGGGGCAGGGCGGTCGCGGTGCAGGCGAACCTGGCCGAGCCGGCGGAGGTCCGCCGCCTCTTCGGGCGATCGCGGGAGGCGTTCGGGCAGGTGGACGTCGTCGTCAACAACGCGGGGGTCTACGAGTTCGCCACGCTGGAGGAGGTGACGCCGGAGCACTTCCACCGGATGTTCAACCTGAACGTGCTGGGGCTGATCCTGGCGACCCAGGAGGCGGTCAAGCAGTTCGGGCCCGAGGGCGGGAGCATCATCAACATCAGCTCGGTCGCCGCCTCGTCGGCCCCGCCGACCGCGTCGGTCTACAGCGCCACCAAGGCCGCGGTGGACGCGGTGACGCGGTCCCTCGCCCAGGAGCTGGGCCCGCGGAAGATCCGGGTCAACTCGATCAACCCCGGCATGGTCGAGACCGAGGGCACCCAGACCCAGGGGATCACCGACGGCGAGTGGCGCAAGCAGGTCGAGGCCCAGACCCCGTTGCGCCGCATCGGCCGGCCCGACGACATCGCCCCCGCCGCCGTCTACCTCGCCTCCGACGATTCCGCCTGGGTCACCGGCGAGACCTTCTATATCGCGGGCGGGTTCCGCTGA
- a CDS encoding NAD(P)H-hydrate dehydratase, translated as MSRKAKVLDRTRLAELPLPEHGGEASKADKGKLLIVAGSASLPGAAILAARAALRVGCGTVRVASPRCVAVAIGVAVPELMVLALPETDAGTAAEDALKVLEEQYERCQAAVIGPGLGSHEETDRLAARFVAESPLPTVVDASALLAWGRAGHPGGPAARVLTPHAGEMAELAGLGPDEIEADREGLATRLARQWRSTLILKGPRTLIAGRELYANTAGTPGLGTAGSGDALAGVIGGLLARGAGPTAAAAWGVHLHALAGEAAAASRGDEGMMASDVVEALPDALRSLRGGRG; from the coding sequence ATGAGTCGGAAGGCGAAGGTCCTCGATCGGACTCGCCTGGCCGAATTGCCGCTCCCGGAGCACGGGGGCGAGGCGAGCAAGGCCGACAAGGGCAAGCTGCTGATCGTGGCGGGCTCGGCCAGCCTGCCGGGCGCGGCGATCCTGGCCGCGAGGGCGGCGCTGCGGGTCGGGTGCGGCACGGTGCGCGTCGCCTCGCCGCGCTGTGTAGCCGTCGCCATCGGCGTCGCCGTCCCGGAGCTGATGGTCCTGGCCCTCCCCGAGACGGACGCCGGCACGGCCGCCGAGGACGCCCTGAAGGTCCTCGAGGAGCAGTACGAGCGGTGCCAGGCCGCGGTGATCGGGCCGGGCCTCGGCTCGCACGAGGAGACCGACCGCCTGGCCGCGCGGTTCGTCGCGGAATCCCCGCTGCCGACGGTCGTCGACGCGAGCGCCTTGCTCGCCTGGGGCCGGGCCGGTCATCCCGGGGGGCCGGCCGCCCGGGTGCTCACGCCGCATGCCGGGGAGATGGCCGAGCTGGCCGGCCTGGGCCCGGACGAGATCGAGGCGGACCGCGAGGGGCTGGCGACCCGACTCGCCCGCCAGTGGCGATCGACGCTGATCCTGAAGGGCCCGCGGACGCTCATCGCCGGCCGCGAGCTCTACGCCAACACCGCCGGGACGCCCGGCCTCGGGACCGCGGGCAGCGGCGACGCCCTGGCGGGCGTCATCGGCGGGCTCCTGGCTCGCGGCGCGGGGCCGACGGCCGCGGCCGCCTGGGGCGTCCACCTGCACGCCCTCGCCGGCGAGGCCGCCGCCGCGAGCCGGGGCGACGAGGGGATGATGGCCTCCGACGTCGTCGAGGCCCTGCCCGACGCGCTCCGATCCCTCCGCGGCGGGCGGGGATAG
- a CDS encoding DUF1559 family PulG-like putative transporter: protein MCHRRGFTLIELLVVIAIIAVLIALLLPAVQSAREAARRAQCTNNLKQLGLALHNYEQTVGSLPPQVVLAGPSAGVVTWSNGFGAHARIMPFAEQGPLFDTINFTVDMQTPPNTTVSAALIGFLVCPSEARPSTRDLADGTRYGIANYGFVTGDWFVWGGLGSTRKGRSAFGPNLSRRWAEFQDGLSNTLLMSEGKAFLTYYRDCPALANIQDPDNIPAPNADPHGIAPEYLGGCALRVDEGRTQWFESGSHHTGITTAWPPNKRTPGGPGQIYADVDLTSSREKLGRPTFAAATARSFHPGGVNALMGDGSVRFVKSTISGYTWRALGTVAGGEVLSADEY from the coding sequence ATGTGCCATCGCCGCGGGTTCACGCTGATCGAGTTGCTCGTCGTGATCGCGATCATCGCCGTGCTGATCGCCCTGCTGCTGCCCGCCGTGCAGTCGGCCCGCGAGGCCGCCCGCCGCGCCCAGTGCACGAACAACCTCAAGCAGCTCGGCCTGGCGCTGCACAATTACGAGCAGACGGTGGGCTCGCTGCCGCCGCAGGTCGTCCTCGCCGGGCCGTCGGCGGGCGTGGTCACCTGGTCCAACGGGTTCGGGGCGCACGCCCGGATCATGCCCTTCGCCGAGCAGGGGCCGCTCTTCGACACGATCAACTTCACGGTCGACATGCAGACCCCGCCCAATACGACGGTGTCGGCGGCACTCATCGGCTTCCTCGTCTGCCCGAGCGAGGCCCGGCCCAGCACGCGGGACCTCGCCGACGGCACGCGGTACGGCATCGCGAACTATGGGTTCGTCACGGGCGACTGGTTCGTCTGGGGCGGGCTCGGGAGCACGCGGAAGGGCCGGTCGGCCTTCGGCCCCAACCTGTCGCGGCGGTGGGCGGAGTTCCAGGACGGCCTCAGCAACACCCTGCTGATGTCCGAGGGCAAGGCGTTCCTGACCTACTACCGGGACTGCCCGGCGCTGGCGAACATCCAGGATCCCGACAACATCCCGGCGCCCAACGCCGACCCGCACGGGATCGCGCCGGAATACCTCGGCGGCTGCGCCCTCCGGGTCGACGAGGGCCGCACCCAGTGGTTCGAGTCGGGCTCCCACCACACCGGGATCACGACCGCCTGGCCGCCCAACAAGCGGACCCCGGGCGGGCCCGGGCAGATCTACGCCGACGTCGACCTGACCAGCAGCCGCGAGAAGCTGGGGCGGCCGACCTTCGCGGCGGCCACGGCGCGCAGCTTCCACCCCGGCGGCGTGAATGCCCTGATGGGCGACGGCTCGGTCCGGTTCGTGAAGAGCACGATCAGCGGATACACCTGGCGTGCCCTCGGCACCGTCGCCGGCGGCGAGGTGCTGAGCGCCGACGAGTACTGA
- the budA gene encoding acetolactate decarboxylase, with protein sequence MGRLLPKIRPCVVALLLSVPACSPAPRPPAAPPHRLTQVSVIDALMVGRYDGVMPIGELLRHGDFGLGTLDHLDGELIVLDGKAYQVRGDGVVEDVPAGRSTPFAAVTTFAADGERDCPKADRLEELEARLNEALPQKNHFVAVRIDGRFDSLTMRSVPRQEPPYRPLDEVAKGQSVWTKADQEGTLVGLRSPAWAGGLNVPGYHWHFLSRDRRTGGHVLDCKVRDGRVRHDVCGEWSVLLEPAGAFDEADLVKDRSKELHRVESSRGDGKD encoded by the coding sequence ATGGGTCGACTCCTCCCCAAGATCCGCCCCTGCGTCGTTGCCCTCCTCCTTTCCGTGCCGGCCTGCTCGCCCGCGCCCCGGCCGCCCGCGGCGCCCCCCCATCGGCTGACGCAGGTCTCCGTGATCGACGCCTTGATGGTCGGGCGGTATGACGGCGTGATGCCGATTGGCGAGCTGCTGCGGCACGGCGACTTCGGGCTCGGGACGCTCGACCACCTCGATGGCGAGCTGATCGTCCTGGACGGGAAGGCGTACCAGGTCCGCGGCGACGGAGTGGTCGAGGACGTCCCGGCCGGGCGTTCCACGCCGTTCGCGGCGGTCACGACGTTCGCGGCGGACGGCGAGCGCGACTGCCCGAAGGCGGATCGCCTGGAGGAGCTGGAGGCCCGACTCAACGAGGCTCTGCCGCAGAAGAACCACTTCGTGGCCGTCCGGATCGACGGCCGGTTCGACTCCCTCACGATGCGGAGCGTGCCCCGCCAGGAGCCGCCGTACAGGCCGCTGGACGAGGTGGCGAAGGGCCAGTCGGTCTGGACGAAGGCCGACCAGGAGGGGACGCTCGTCGGCCTCCGCAGCCCGGCCTGGGCCGGCGGCCTGAACGTCCCCGGCTACCACTGGCATTTCCTCTCCCGCGATCGCAGGACCGGCGGCCACGTCCTCGACTGCAAGGTCCGCGACGGCCGCGTCCGCCACGATGTTTGCGGCGAGTGGTCCGTCCTCCTCGAGCCGGCCGGCGCCTTCGACGAGGCCGACCTCGTGAAGGACCGCAGCAAGGAGCTCCATCGCGTGGAGAGCTCGCGCGGCGACGGGAAGGACTGA
- a CDS encoding RNA polymerase sigma factor, giving the protein MAGDPGPEGWEAWLDRHGPTLVLLARQRVGSRADAEDVVQEAFVRFWRSRHRARDATAYLYMCVRRCALSWRRGRERRLRREEAAARQEAESLLEGPAEREERRRAIEAMLGALPEAQREVLVMKVWGGLSFPQISEVLGISANTAASRHRYAMARLRARLTEEPIP; this is encoded by the coding sequence ATGGCGGGCGATCCCGGACCGGAAGGATGGGAGGCGTGGCTCGATCGGCACGGCCCGACGCTGGTCCTCCTGGCGCGCCAGCGCGTGGGGAGCCGGGCCGACGCCGAGGACGTCGTCCAGGAGGCGTTCGTCCGGTTCTGGCGCTCACGCCATCGGGCCAGGGACGCGACGGCCTACCTGTACATGTGCGTGAGGCGCTGTGCGCTGAGCTGGCGCCGCGGCCGCGAGCGGCGGCTCCGCCGGGAGGAAGCGGCGGCCCGCCAGGAGGCCGAGTCCCTCCTGGAGGGGCCGGCGGAACGCGAGGAGCGCCGGCGGGCGATCGAGGCGATGCTGGGGGCGCTGCCGGAGGCCCAGCGGGAGGTGCTGGTGATGAAGGTCTGGGGAGGGTTGTCGTTCCCGCAGATCTCCGAGGTGCTGGGGATCTCGGCCAATACCGCCGCGTCGCGGCACCGCTATGCGATGGCCAGGCTCCGAGCACGCCTGACCGAGGAGCCGATCCCATGA
- the ybaK gene encoding Cys-tRNA(Pro) deacylase, with protein MSASKTNAVRLLEKAGIAFELRTYEVDPDDLSAESVARKVGMPPEQVFKTLVARGDRHGVCLAVVPGNCELDPKALSKATGDKKVDTVSLKEVEPLTGYIRGGVTAIGCKKDYPVYLDETAELFDVIVLSAGMRGLQLVIAPADYIRVAGAKIAPIARVKA; from the coding sequence GTGTCCGCGAGCAAGACCAACGCCGTGCGGCTGCTGGAGAAGGCGGGGATCGCGTTCGAGCTGAGGACCTACGAAGTGGACCCCGACGACCTCTCGGCCGAATCGGTCGCGAGGAAGGTGGGCATGCCGCCGGAGCAGGTCTTCAAGACCCTCGTCGCCCGGGGCGACAGGCACGGCGTCTGCCTGGCGGTGGTCCCGGGCAACTGCGAGCTCGACCCGAAGGCCCTGTCGAAGGCGACCGGCGACAAGAAGGTGGACACCGTGTCGCTGAAGGAAGTCGAGCCGCTCACCGGCTACATCCGCGGCGGCGTCACCGCCATCGGTTGCAAGAAGGACTATCCCGTCTACCTGGACGAGACCGCCGAGCTCTTCGACGTCATCGTCCTCTCCGCCGGCATGCGGGGGCTCCAACTCGTCATCGCCCCGGCGGACTACATCCGAGTGGCCGGCGCGAAGATCGCACCAATCGCCCGCGTTAAGGCATAA
- a CDS encoding redoxin domain-containing protein — protein sequence MHANRFPRSARIGARSAILLAHGAFWFLLAAAVQSAGVGAAPFPDEPAAHAAYDRMNDAMRRARSLSYTSRYGRESGGVVRNSCSYRIWLKKPNYFRMETRSDEGEPGGNLVGDGANLWIYWPRGRPKWQLVAESDADSKTRFTSYMTRPAPEGGHSILHEAPLLGGGMGFPILDASAFHGHVDSIRRYLDAVRGVGSETIRGEDCDGIELSFMDGQRTWRLWLSRRDHLPRRMEEVVRVKSEIITREEWSSVEIDREIPDATFAWTPPAGWTEWRLPDDEGALLKPGSKAPDFDLASVDGGRIRLSDFRGKAVWICFWRLGCPPCREELPHLQSVYSGHKDRGLVVLGVNVSDDREIVRDFLRERGVTFPNVLDTSPTAEQTWSRAYGVGAIPVNYLIDRDGVVVDAWIGYVKDAARADSALKSLGVGVAGGGR from the coding sequence ATGCACGCGAATCGCTTCCCACGTTCGGCCCGGATCGGTGCTCGCTCCGCGATCCTCCTCGCACATGGGGCCTTCTGGTTCCTGCTCGCCGCGGCGGTGCAGTCCGCCGGGGTCGGCGCGGCACCGTTCCCCGACGAGCCCGCCGCGCATGCGGCGTATGACCGGATGAACGATGCGATGCGTCGGGCCCGGTCCCTGTCGTACACCAGCCGATACGGGCGCGAGTCCGGCGGCGTCGTCCGTAACAGCTGCTCGTACCGGATCTGGCTGAAGAAGCCGAACTACTTCCGCATGGAGACCCGCTCCGACGAGGGCGAGCCCGGCGGGAATCTCGTCGGCGACGGGGCGAATCTCTGGATCTACTGGCCTCGAGGGCGGCCGAAGTGGCAACTCGTCGCCGAATCCGATGCGGACTCCAAGACGCGATTCACGTCGTATATGACCAGGCCCGCCCCCGAGGGAGGTCATTCGATCCTGCACGAGGCCCCGTTGCTGGGGGGCGGGATGGGATTTCCGATCCTGGACGCCAGCGCGTTCCATGGGCACGTCGACTCGATCCGGCGTTACCTGGACGCCGTGCGAGGGGTGGGATCGGAAACCATCCGGGGCGAGGACTGCGACGGGATCGAGCTCAGCTTCATGGACGGTCAGCGGACCTGGCGACTCTGGCTGTCCCGGCGCGATCACCTCCCGCGTAGGATGGAGGAAGTCGTCCGCGTGAAGTCCGAGATCATCACGCGGGAGGAATGGTCCTCGGTGGAGATCGACCGGGAGATCCCGGACGCCACGTTCGCCTGGACGCCACCCGCGGGCTGGACGGAGTGGCGGTTGCCGGACGACGAAGGCGCGCTCCTCAAGCCGGGATCGAAGGCCCCCGACTTCGACCTGGCCTCCGTCGACGGCGGCCGGATCAGACTGTCGGACTTCCGCGGCAAGGCGGTGTGGATCTGCTTCTGGCGCCTCGGCTGCCCGCCCTGCCGCGAGGAGCTTCCCCATCTCCAGTCGGTCTACTCGGGGCACAAGGACCGCGGCCTCGTGGTCCTGGGCGTCAACGTCTCGGATGATCGAGAGATCGTCCGGGATTTCCTCAGGGAGCGGGGCGTCACCTTCCCCAACGTCCTCGACACGTCGCCGACGGCGGAGCAGACCTGGTCGCGGGCCTACGGCGTCGGTGCCATCCCCGTCAATTACCTGATCGACCGGGACGGGGTCGTCGTCGACGCTTGGATCGGATACGTGAAGGACGCGGCACGGGCGGATTCGGCCCTGAAGTCGCTCGGGGTCGGCGTGGCGGGAGGCGGACGATGA
- a CDS encoding DUF885 domain-containing protein: MTSAIRRRPASATAALTLPLMALAMLRSPALADDGPSPSPSPFAKFADAYFASRFAAHPTEGTAVGLHRYDASLDDVSKPRILARIAELKGQLAALVAIRGGGLGFDDEIDAAILEGQVRAELLDLETIRYWEVNPMIYAGLPGGAIDSLMKRDFAPKAERLRLVIAREKAIPAVFDAAKANLTNPPKEFTDLAIRMAKGSVGFFEGSVTMWAKDAAGGDAALLDEFAKANAAVLAAVKGYAAWLESDLKPRSTGKYAIGPELFLAKLKHEEMVELPLADLLARGEAQLEKDHAAFLEVARKIDPNRSPAEVMKALSNDHPTADDLIPSVRRSIDEARRYLVEKRIVTIPSEVRPNIEETPPYARSGSFASMDTPGPYEAKAKEAFYYVTPVEKDWDAKHAEEHLRLYNPPVVAMINVHEAYPGHYLQFLYAPRYPTKTRKLVACGTNAEGWAHYCEQMMVDEGFGGGDPKVRLAQLQEALLRDCRYVVGIKLHTEGWTVEQGAKLMVEKGFQEPANAFEESRRGAYNPTYLYYTFGKLEIQRLRDEYLAKKGGTLRDFHDAFVAQGGLPLPLVRRILFR, translated from the coding sequence ATGACATCGGCAATCCGACGCCGGCCTGCATCGGCGACCGCGGCCCTGACGCTCCCGCTCATGGCGCTGGCGATGCTTCGAAGCCCCGCCCTCGCGGACGACGGGCCGTCGCCGTCCCCCTCGCCGTTCGCGAAGTTCGCGGACGCCTACTTCGCCTCGCGGTTCGCGGCGCATCCGACGGAGGGCACGGCCGTCGGCCTGCACCGGTACGACGCCTCGCTCGACGACGTGTCGAAGCCGCGGATCCTCGCCCGGATCGCCGAGCTGAAGGGCCAGCTCGCGGCCCTCGTCGCGATCCGGGGCGGCGGGCTCGGGTTCGACGACGAGATCGACGCCGCGATCCTCGAAGGCCAGGTCCGCGCCGAGCTGCTGGACCTGGAGACGATCCGCTACTGGGAGGTCAACCCGATGATCTACGCCGGGCTCCCCGGCGGGGCCATCGACTCGCTGATGAAGCGAGACTTCGCGCCCAAGGCCGAGCGCCTCCGCCTGGTGATCGCCCGGGAGAAGGCGATCCCGGCCGTGTTCGACGCCGCGAAAGCCAACCTGACGAACCCGCCGAAGGAGTTCACCGACCTGGCGATCCGCATGGCGAAGGGCTCGGTCGGCTTCTTCGAGGGCTCGGTGACCATGTGGGCGAAGGACGCGGCCGGCGGGGACGCCGCGCTCCTCGACGAGTTCGCGAAGGCCAACGCCGCGGTCCTCGCCGCGGTCAAGGGCTACGCCGCGTGGCTCGAGTCCGACCTCAAGCCCCGCTCCACCGGCAAGTACGCGATCGGCCCGGAGCTCTTCCTCGCCAAGCTGAAGCACGAGGAGATGGTCGAACTCCCCCTGGCCGACCTGCTGGCCCGCGGCGAGGCCCAGCTCGAGAAGGACCACGCGGCGTTCCTGGAGGTCGCGCGCAAGATCGACCCCAATCGATCCCCGGCCGAGGTCATGAAGGCCCTCTCGAATGACCACCCGACGGCCGACGACCTCATCCCCAGCGTGCGAAGGTCGATCGACGAGGCCCGGCGCTACCTGGTCGAGAAGAGGATCGTGACGATCCCGTCCGAGGTGCGGCCGAACATCGAGGAGACGCCCCCCTACGCCCGCTCCGGGAGCTTCGCCTCGATGGACACGCCGGGCCCGTACGAGGCGAAGGCCAAGGAGGCGTTCTACTACGTCACCCCCGTGGAGAAGGACTGGGACGCGAAGCACGCCGAGGAGCACCTGCGGCTGTACAACCCGCCGGTCGTCGCCATGATCAACGTGCACGAGGCCTACCCCGGGCACTACCTCCAGTTCCTCTACGCACCGCGCTATCCGACGAAGACGCGGAAGCTCGTCGCCTGCGGCACCAACGCTGAGGGCTGGGCGCACTACTGCGAGCAGATGATGGTGGACGAGGGCTTCGGCGGCGGCGACCCGAAGGTCCGCCTCGCCCAGCTCCAGGAGGCCCTCCTCCGCGACTGCCGCTACGTCGTCGGCATCAAGCTCCACACCGAGGGCTGGACGGTGGAGCAGGGGGCCAAGCTCATGGTCGAGAAGGGCTTCCAGGAGCCGGCCAACGCCTTCGAGGAGTCGCGCCGGGGGGCGTACAACCCGACGTACCTCTACTACACCTTCGGCAAGCTGGAGATCCAGCGCCTCCGCGACGAGTACCTCGCCAAGAAGGGCGGCACCCTCCGCGACTTCCACGACGCCTTCGTCGCCCAGGGCGGCCTGCCGCTGCCGCTCGTGCGGCGGATCTTGTTCCGCTGA